DNA sequence from the Synechococcus sp. UW179A genome:
ACCAGGCAATTGAACTGATTGGAGCCGCAGTGGATTACAGCCGGCAGCGCTGCAGGGTTTTGAACAGCACTGAACGTCGCGGCGACGCCGATGCGATCCACAGTGAATTCGAAGAATGGCTGAATCCTTCCGGAGATTGCCTGCCGTTGATTCCCTGTCCGCTTCCAGAAGACAATTGAACATGCCTTGTAGCTGCACGAACGTCATCACTGTTGACCAGCCTGCTATGAAAGTGTTGTCGAGATTATCGACATCGTTCACCTCGTCTTTGACGAGGCGCAGTTCGACTCAGGCCATGGAACGGGGACCTGAGCTTGCTTCGAGGAACCACCATGACACTGACCTATCGCGGCCAGAAGTACGCGCAGAACACCGCTGTCGTTAAGAGCAGCGACCGTCCTGAACTCGTGTACAGAGGCCAGAAAGTGGCCAGATGAGATCCGCCGACATCCGGCACAACGCTCTGCTCCGTCAGGGCTTTTTTCATGCGTCTGCACAATCCCCTGAAACTGAGCTCCCGGCTTCTGCTGCTGGCCGCCTGCTTCACGATCGCCCAACCAGCAACAAGGGTTGATGCCGACAGCACGATGGCCCATTGCTTACTGAGCGATCAAAACCCTTCCCTGCCGGTTGAATCAGGTCCATGCCGGTTCAGCCAGCGCCAGGGAAACGTGACCATCATGTTCCGCAGGCGGACATTCGACTTCCCTTACAGAGAGGCAGGGTTGCGTTACCAGCGCAGCAACAGCAAAGCAGGCATTCGCTTCGACATGTCCGAAGGATCATCAATTGAAGTGCTGTGGCGATGAGGCCAGCGCATTAGATGTCTTCGCAGCGTTGCCTTCAGGCCATCAACAACTGATAGGCGTCATTGACCCGGCGAAAAGCATCCGCCGATCCGCCCAGATCGGGGTGATGCTGCTTGACCAGGGTCCGGAATGCCTGCTTGATTTCTTCCTGGGACGCATTCGTCTTCAACCCGAGGACCGCCAGCGCTGCGAAACGCGGATCACTAGATCCACAGCTTCCCTGCTCGTTTGGCTCACGATCCGTTGCACGTTGATCGCTACGCGTCCGACGACTACTGCTGCCGCCTTCCTGCCGATGATCCTGGCGCTGCCAATGGCGCTGGCCCTGGCGATGGCGTTGGCGCAGTTCCTCCACCACCCGGCGGGGGTCCTCATCAAGCCATTCACTGGCCCGCACCCCATACAGCGCGAATGACGCCAGCACCGCCGCTGTTTTCTTGGTGGGCTTTGACCCAACGGCAGCCAACAGATCAGTGCCCAGACCACTGACCACTCGGTCGAGCCTCTGGCTCAGGCTGAGCTGAGAGTGAAAGCTGCTGCGATTGAGCTGATCAATCAGCAGTTCAAGGCCATGCTGACGCAGCACACTCCAACCCGGCTGCATCGCCAGGGAATCTCCCCAGCGCTGAACCTGCTCTGAACTCACAAGGGCCGATGGTTGTTGCCGGTTCCAATCAGGATTGGCATCGCGCTGAGGTTGCTGCCTCTGTTGCCGGCGCAAACGATCGAGCTGCTGATGCAACCGCTGCACCTCCCTGCGCAAGGCATCATTTTCCCGCAGCAAAGCTTCCACATTGCTGGTGACTCGCTCAGCGTGGTTCTGACGGTTCCGATCGTCACGGGTTGACGATGAGGACGACCACTGGCGCGGATCAAAGCCCATGAAATCCGCGCGACGGCGACCGGCTGAGCGAATGCCAAGAGACTACGAGCCAAGGGCAATGGACGAGGTCACCATTCGTTGATGCGGAGGGCAGGATGGTGCTCTGCAGCAGCTTGGCCATTGGCGACTTATCTCGTGACCGGTGCCAACAGGGGTATTGGTCTTGCCTATTGCCAACAGCTCCTGACCCGTGGAGACAAAGTGATCGCGGTCTGCCGTCAGTCCAGCGATGAACTGAATGCCCTTGGCGTACGCGTGGAATCAGGGATCGAACTCACAAGTCGAGACTCAGTCGCCGCACTAGTCAATGGACTGAGAGACCAACAGCTGGACATCGTGATTCTCAATGCAGGGATGCTTCATTCGATGGGGTTGAGCGACCTGGACCCGGAAAGCATTCGCCAGCAATTTGAAGTGAATGCTCTGGCTCCTCTCTTGCTTGCCAGGGCTCTCATTCCGTTGATGCCTGAGGGTTCAAAACTGGTGCTGATGACCAGCCGGATGAGTTCCATCGAAGACAACAGCTCTGGGGGCTCCTACGGCTACAGGATGTCGAAAGTGGCACTGAACATCGCTGGAAAATCACTTGCGGTTGACCTGCAGAGCCGAGGTATTGCCGTGGCGATTCTTCATCCTGGCCTGGTTAAGACTCGCATGGTCAGATACAACCCCAACGGCATCAGCCCGACGGAGTCTGTCAAGGGACTGATTGCACGGATTGACGAACTAACTCTCGAGAACAGTGGCAGCTTCTGGCATGCCAATGGCACAGTGCTGCCCTGGTAAAAAACGAAAACAACAATAAAAAACCCCTGTTCAAGACAGAGGTCGACTGAATCAAGCAGCGAATGAAATTTGTTGAATCAGTGAATCAGAAATAATTGCTGAGGGCGTCCAGCGATGACCAGAGGTACTTCACAACAATGTTGGCACCAACTCCGAGGGTCGCGATGAACGCACCAAAAAGAATTAGTTGGACGTAGCCAACCCGATCTTCCGGTGCCCAAACATCATGCTCCTGTATGGATTTCAACCGAGACCAACCTGGGAAAGAATTCCCTGACCAGTCAGAAGCTCGGTACCGAGACCAATCACAAAGCCCATCATGGCTAGACGTCCATTCCACTGCTCAGCAAAAGCAGAGAAACCAAATTTTGCGTTGTCCATCGGGAAGAATCGCGAGTGCCCCCTTTGTAACAGATTGTTTCGTCCTTGTGTGAGTCGACGTGCAAATGAATAGTTGCTCTGAGTCATGAGTGATCTCAGGAGCCCCGCTGGCATCACCATCGCAACCCGATGCAGCACGGGTTCGAGGCAGGCAAGATGACACTTCAGCCTGGCCAACGATGGACCAGCCAACGCCTGCAAAACCATCGCTTCAGGACATTCTGCTGCGAGCTCTGCGGATTGCCGCAAGCACCGTCGCAATCGTGGAACTGCTGCGCAACAACTGGACCGGGGGAGTCCTCGCGGCCATGGCCTGGGTTCTGTTCACCCAGGTCGAGCGATTGCGCGGCTCTGCAGACGAAGACATCGACAACGGATCCCGCTGAGCAACTCATGGCAGGGCCGATCCCGATCGAACAGGTTGCCGCCTTTGCTGAAGGTCCATTTCAGGGCAACCCTGCAGCTGTCTGCCCCCTGCAGACTTGGCTGCCGGATCGGCTAATGCAGGCGATCGCATCTGAGAACAATCTTTCTGAGACCGCCTTTTATGTGGGCACTGAAGGGCACTATGACCTTCGCTGGTTCACTCCCACCTGTGAGGTTGATCTCTGCGGACACGCCACTCTGGCGGCGGGCCATGTTGTGTTCCAGCGTGAACCCAACCTCGAGATTGCGCAGTTCAGCTCCAACAGCGGACCACTGACGGTTCGCCGCAATGGACCGCAGCTCACTCTCGACTTCCCTCTGCAGCGTGGGGAAGCCTGCGCCGCTCCGACCGGACTTGACCGGATCCTCGGCACCAGTGCCGTTGCCTGTCTGCAGGCGCTGGATCTGATGGTGGTGGTCGCTGATGAGCGTGAGGTTGTTGCGATCAAGCCTGATTCGAAGGCTGTCGCCGCTCTTCCTGGACGGGGTCTGATCGTCACAGCACCTGGGTCAGATGTCGATTTCGTCAGCCGGTTCTTCGCACCGTCATGCGGAATCGAGGAAGATCCAGTCACAGGGTCAGCACACTGCACCCTGGCGCCTTACTGGGCTGATCAACTCGGCCGCACAAGCCTGGTTGCCCGTCAGCTTTCGGCTCGAGGTGGGCTGCTGCACTGCGCATTGACGGATGAAAGAGTGTTGATCAGCGGCCGCGTGATCCCTTATCTCAGTGGACTGATTCACATCGATAGATCGTGCGTTGATCCAGGAAACAACGACGAACGTCCATCGACATTGGTTTAAGAGATATCGACTGGCACCGCTTATCAACGCCGCGCAACCCAAGACCAGACGAACCAGGCAATCACGCCGAGCAACACCCAGGGCAGCAGTGCACGCAACACAGTCACGGCGACGAGCACGACCAGCAGACTCACAGCACCACGCTTGACCAGCGCCTTGCTGTCGTCGGTCATGTACCGCCAGCGGGGGATCAGCGGCACGGCATCAGGGAAAGACCAACAATGATTTTAGAAGATTTCTGCGCAGAACACTGATCTCAGGCTTTATTCGCTCACGGTCCTGCCTGGTCGTTGTTGAACTGATTGAGATCACAAAGCTCTGCAGCGTCGTTGTAGTAGTCGTCAAAACGATCCCAACGGAAGCTGCGCGGGTCATATCGACTGCGACTGCGGTCAACGGCTGCATGCGTGGTCAGACGCGTGATCGGTATCCCGAATGTCGCTTGCCAAAGCAGCACCTGTTCTGCAAGTGATTTGTATTGCGCATTGGTGTAGCCAGAATGCCCGTCGGCGTCCCCGCGACCATCCGATGGCGTTACCAGACTGATGTGCAGAGCGATGTTGTTGATCGATCCCACGCTGCCGGGACGATCCCGCAACGTGACGTCACCGAAGGCCGACATGCCGCTGCCGTAGGCACGCTTCTGATCAGGAACAATCCGCACACGACGACCATCCCGGCCAATCAGCATGTGATAACTCACCTGTTGATCATCATCCGGATGGTTGGTCTTGAACAGGCCAAGAGCCTGAGCTTCGCTGATCACAGTTTCGTGCAGAACGATCACCATCGGCTTCACCTGCAGCTCACGTCCCCACGAATCCCTGGACTTGCGTTCTCCGAAATTGGTTGGGTGAGCCAACTGAATATCCTCCTCAGCAAGACCGAGACGCTGTTCACAGGCCTGAATCTCCTCCAATGATGATGCCGCGACACGGCTGTCTCCAAGACGCATGAGAGGGGGCCTATCCGGGGATGGCAGAGCTCTACCAGCTCTGTCAGATACACCCTTACCGCCCGAATTGCCATCCAAAAGCGAGCATCCGCAAAGACCAATCAGCAGTGAAATCGCCAGCTGATGGGGAGCTGATCTCATCACAGCATTCAGAGCGTTCAATGCACGGTTCAACATCTCATACTTCACAGAATTCTCGACAACAGCGACATCAACAATGTTGACGAAAAAGCAAGACAAGCACCTGCATAAAAATTGCTCCATTCATCGTCATTCCATGAATGGATAAGATGAATCAAGCAGAATAATCACAAGCTTACTGGAAGAACTTTGGTGCACAAAATGACAGGCGGCGCCATCGCACATGCAACTGCAATCACTGCAGGAATGTGGGTTGTTGAACCATTTGCGGCCTCACGATCACTGCACCGATCGCATCAGGCACGGAGCTGAGATAACGAACGAACGAGCGCGAACGCATCACGCCTCGCCCCGGAGCAGCATGGATAGCATCCAGCCGGGAACCCTCTCGGATCAGAACCCCCATGTGGCTCACATCAAGACCACCGACCCGCGTTGCCACCGCAAAAATATCGCCGGACTGAAGACTGGGAAGTGCAGCCTCGAGCGAAGCAAGCGGCAGGTAATGCTGTTCGATCCGCCTTCCCTGCTCGCGTGCACGAATGCATTCGAACCGATCAGGCGATTGCAGGGCGGGATAGCGATCACGGTGGCTCGACATGAAATTGAGCGGCAAATTCCGCGTGGCCTGCGCGGACCAAACAGGTTGCGACTCGATCACTCCCTGAGCCTGAGCTGAGCCAACCCAGTCATGAAAATAGTGCTGACGCGTGCAGTACCCGATCTCGCCGTTCCGATAGCGAAGGCGCTTGGTCCGAACAGCGAAATCATCAAAAGATTCAGCAGACACCACCGCGAGCAGTTGTTCAACAAACAACATGCAATCGAATTGCGTGAGATCCAGGCGTAACTGCTCTCGGCCGGATTGATCGAGAGACATGGCCATATACGGACTGCCAACAAAAAACTCAGCGAGACGAGCGATGGCTTCATTGAGAGGCAATGCTCGAATCAGTGATTGAGCCCGTTTGAATCTTGTCCTGGTGCCTTCAACAACATGAACATCTTCGATGGACCTAGAAACCCTGGAAAGAGAACCACCAGCAAAAACCCTGAGGGGAACAGCTGACTGGGCTCCCACCGCAACCTGCTGAATAGGAACGAGAACGATTGATGTCAGTCCGGCAATCAGGGGGGCGGTGAAATTCACATCGGCTGAACTGCAGCATTCACACTCCCACGACTCGGATGGTCATGAGCGGACTAATCAGGCTTGCGTCGCATGACGCCGACGGCCGAGCGGCTCAATCCAATGTTCAACCACGTCCCGATGCTGGAACCACTGAGGGGGCACCCGGCAACCGAGGTTCACAACACCATCGTCCATCAAGCGACCAAGACGAACTGCAGCAGCCTCCTCGGCCCGCGAGAAGACGTGTTGATGAGAAGCAAGCCAATCAACTTCATCTTCCGTGATCACGCCTGAGGAGAGGCTTTCCAGAAACAGTTCGCCAAGAGTCATCGGAGCTTTGTAACGAAGTCGTTACATCATGACGCTCGTGTCAGGCCATCGCGAGCGCAGCCACAGATCGGCCGTACCGACAAGCTCGCGACCCGACATGACATTTTTTTAAGATCGCTTCACTGGCAGGCCAATTCATGCGTGTGAATCTTTCTCAGCAATTTGAAGCCGAGTCGATCAAACGGATGATCGATGCCACCACTAATGTGCATGAGCTTCAGTCGTTGGCGCGGGAACTGACTGATCTTTATTTCCGTCAACGGGCTGCAACCGCCTGGGTTGTATCAGAACAGTGATGGCAAACCGACTGCACTACAGACGCATCAATACCCCCATCGATTGATCGGCCCGCGAGCAACGATCAGACTGTTGCCTCCCAAGCTGAAAGGCCATTACGGCGTGAGCAGAAAATCGGAGCGCTGACAGTACAGCCAGGCCCATGCAAAGCGGACAATGGAGCAATCCCATTGCTCAAGCCTGGGATCATTTACTCCCGATCATGCGATTGCTTGCCATTTCTTGACCTGTAAACAGGAAAATCGGAGGATCAACGGCTTAGCACCCTCATCATGCGCGCATTCAGCATCGCTCTGGTCACAGCAACTGGATTGCTGACAACCACCATTGCTGTCGAGGCCAAAACAACCAGAAGCTTCAGCGGTTCAAGCCCAGCGGAAGTGGAGAAGAATGCCCGTAAAGCTGGTTATAACTACCCGGATGGAGACATGAACTGCTCCAGCAGGTGCAACCAGCGCTGGGCCAAGGATTAAAACAACTGCGAGCGAATCCGTGACGACGTCCTGATCGAGGACGCTTACGTTCCAAAGGCCACCGTGCAAACCGCGTTGACCAACTGAGCTTGGCCACGATTTTCAGCGGTATGCCCGTTGAGATAACCACTGGTGCAGTCGGCACTCATCGGCGCTCCGTCAACGTTGAACATCACGGTGGATCCATTCACCCGAATACTGTCGTAATCAAGTTGATAGGCACTGTTCGGCACGGCAATCGTTCGATTATTCGAATGAAAAGCCGAGCTGATCAACCCACCGATCACAGCAGCCCCTACAAGCTCTCCGAAACTGTTCCAGTCCCAACGGTTGTGATGGTGATTCCCATACCACTGGCCGTGATGGCCATACCAGGCACCACCGGCATAACGGTGGTGGTAATGGAACTCAGCATGGTCGGAGTGATGGTGGGAGCCACCTCCTGAGTGATGGTGATTTTCACCGCCATGGTGATGCCCAGCCCAGGCAACAGGAAGTGCCAGTGGCTGAAGAGCGCACAGAGCACCCACCAACAGCTTCATCACTCTGCGGGAAAGCATTAGCGCGGCCTCAGTGAATTGATTCACTGAATGCTTAGCCACGCAGAAGCCACGCTGCATTCACCATTACTCAGTTCTCAACGCAGAACAATGCGTGATTGCACTGATTGCCGAACAGCCCAATGAACATCAACACTGGAGTTATCCAATCGGAGGCACCGGATGACGGCAGACACTCCACCTGAGCAGATCTGAGAAGCGATTCGGCTGTAAGTTGCTGCTCCAACGTTTCCCTCAACCAACATGTGGTGCAATTGATCGGATCATCAAGGTCGATCCGATCAACCTAACCTCTTAGGAACCTGGCCCCAGAGTCTTACTGCAGGATTGTTCGCTTCTACTTTCCTTCGCTTCAACAACTGTCCTTCGCAACGAATTCAACCAGGATTCACGTTCAAATTCAGACAGGAAGCCAATGAACAAACGAGCGAGTTAGACCGTTCCATTCATCCGGATGGTGCGGTCACCAAACCAGCAAATTGCTGGAAAAACCCCCGGAATTCAGCACCAACTCTGAATTCCGGGGGTTCATTCATGCGCACTAAAATGAGTGTTACTCCTCTAAATCTACAGCTGCGATTGAAGAACTAATTACAGCACAACTTGCAACACTATCTGTCAGCCCGTTTGCACAATGATCGGCGATTAAACCGAACACGACATCTCCTGATCACGTACAGCATCAAACACACCCTGCTCTACAAGAAAAACATTCATGGCGGTCCAATCAGCACACCACCCTTCGATCTGTGGGAGAGAGCAGGAGCTGCGCACTCTGATGCAGACCTCAACCCGGAACTGGCCATCATCAACCGAGTGCAGGCGGCAAAATCTGAAATCTGGCTTCGCCTGCGCGCTGCACATGCATCAGCCAACGGTGCCCGCAGGACCGAATGGTGATCTGATCTCACACCTGCAATACATGCTGGAACATCCAGATGAAGGTGATAACCACAACGCTGAGCCTTTCGCTCATTGCTACAGACGCATGGCTGATCTGATCCCGGAGTTGATTCAAGAGGGGTGCGATCCTCGGATCATGCTCGATTACTCAGGAAATCTGCTCTGGGGCGTCACGCAGATGGGACGGAGGGACATCACTGAAGCTCTTCATTACCTGGCCTGTGATGAAGAGATGAATAGGCACGTGGAATGGCTCGGCACGTTCTGGAGCCATGCCGTGGCACCCTCCACACCCATCCCTGATCTGGCCCTGCAGGTCAGCGCCTGGCAACACCAATTCACAGATCTATTTGGCGACAGCGCGCTTCAGCGGGTGCGGGGTTTCTCCTTGCCAGAAATGCACCTACCCAATCACCCAGACACGCTGTTTGCTCTGGTAAACAGCCTGCTAGAAGCCGGCTACCACTGGCTACTTGTGCAGGAGCACAGCGTGGAGCAGCTGGATGGTTCGCCCCTCAGCAGCCAACAACGCTTTGTT
Encoded proteins:
- a CDS encoding DUF4278 domain-containing protein, translated to MTLTYRGQKYAQNTAVVKSSDRPELVYRGQKVAR
- a CDS encoding N-acetylmuramoyl-L-alanine amidase; translation: MRLGDSRVAASSLEEIQACEQRLGLAEEDIQLAHPTNFGERKSRDSWGRELQVKPMVIVLHETVISEAQALGLFKTNHPDDDQQVSYHMLIGRDGRRVRIVPDQKRAYGSGMSAFGDVTLRDRPGSVGSINNIALHISLVTPSDGRGDADGHSGYTNAQYKSLAEQVLLWQATFGIPITRLTTHAAVDRSRSRYDPRSFRWDRFDDYYNDAAELCDLNQFNNDQAGP
- a CDS encoding J domain-containing protein, translating into MGFDPRQWSSSSSTRDDRNRQNHAERVTSNVEALLRENDALRREVQRLHQQLDRLRRQQRQQPQRDANPDWNRQQPSALVSSEQVQRWGDSLAMQPGWSVLRQHGLELLIDQLNRSSFHSQLSLSQRLDRVVSGLGTDLLAAVGSKPTKKTAAVLASFALYGVRASEWLDEDPRRVVEELRQRHRQGQRHWQRQDHRQEGGSSSRRTRSDQRATDREPNEQGSCGSSDPRFAALAVLGLKTNASQEEIKQAFRTLVKQHHPDLGGSADAFRRVNDAYQLLMA
- a CDS encoding N-acetylmuramoyl-L-alanine amidase-like domain-containing protein; protein product: MNFTAPLIAGLTSIVLVPIQQVAVGAQSAVPLRVFAGGSLSRVSRSIEDVHVVEGTRTRFKRAQSLIRALPLNEAIARLAEFFVGSPYMAMSLDQSGREQLRLDLTQFDCMLFVEQLLAVVSAESFDDFAVRTKRLRYRNGEIGYCTRQHYFHDWVGSAQAQGVIESQPVWSAQATRNLPLNFMSSHRDRYPALQSPDRFECIRAREQGRRIEQHYLPLASLEAALPSLQSGDIFAVATRVGGLDVSHMGVLIREGSRLDAIHAAPGRGVMRSRSFVRYLSSVPDAIGAVIVRPQMVQQPTFLQ
- a CDS encoding SDR family oxidoreductase, which gives rise to MATYLVTGANRGIGLAYCQQLLTRGDKVIAVCRQSSDELNALGVRVESGIELTSRDSVAALVNGLRDQQLDIVILNAGMLHSMGLSDLDPESIRQQFEVNALAPLLLARALIPLMPEGSKLVLMTSRMSSIEDNSSGGSYGYRMSKVALNIAGKSLAVDLQSRGIAVAILHPGLVKTRMVRYNPNGISPTESVKGLIARIDELTLENSGSFWHANGTVLPW
- a CDS encoding PhzF family phenazine biosynthesis protein, whose amino-acid sequence is MAGPIPIEQVAAFAEGPFQGNPAAVCPLQTWLPDRLMQAIASENNLSETAFYVGTEGHYDLRWFTPTCEVDLCGHATLAAGHVVFQREPNLEIAQFSSNSGPLTVRRNGPQLTLDFPLQRGEACAAPTGLDRILGTSAVACLQALDLMVVVADEREVVAIKPDSKAVAALPGRGLIVTAPGSDVDFVSRFFAPSCGIEEDPVTGSAHCTLAPYWADQLGRTSLVARQLSARGGLLHCALTDERVLISGRVIPYLSGLIHIDRSCVDPGNNDERPSTLV
- a CDS encoding high light inducible protein translates to MDNAKFGFSAFAEQWNGRLAMMGFVIGLGTELLTGQGILSQVGLG